The Polyangiaceae bacterium genome includes a window with the following:
- a CDS encoding AgmX/PglI C-terminal domain-containing protein, whose product MANAPAPAPVVLRAAAVWGTTVLSVRHLAGGQSFQIGEMENAVVPKPDGNPMTDSPIRAVGAGWELDARGATGGVLFLRGRREDPAELAKTGAPIPIVAGDHGLVQYGPTFSVFFQFAHNPPAIKDRIKIEWSLLLAFLFSMVAVIGGLALIWAITTPRGIPKPLELTSQTELALQFNLKEEPEEPEPQKGDEDSDKGKGIKDPGAKDKKDMGGGKKIKGAEGQLGRRGPADKTELKGEIKHNLGGMAEALSSDVGEEVKKTLGTISSVADALGGLRSDKIVLGQGTGTGLKGGGPGGGGTGEGVPFGSGTLDTGWGPGKGGGYGSGSGGPGGKGSGGFGKGGKGGGEGAGEGSGTGERKVAGKDAPKPGQGLSPSQISRVVMSRYGAFRACYEAAAARDPGMQGNVSVSWSITPGGSVAGANIGGSSLGNPRVEGCIKRQFMRLKFPSADKSTNASWTFSFRPSKKK is encoded by the coding sequence ATGGCAAACGCCCCCGCCCCCGCCCCCGTCGTTCTTCGCGCCGCCGCCGTGTGGGGGACCACGGTGCTTTCGGTCCGTCACCTGGCGGGCGGTCAATCGTTCCAGATCGGCGAGATGGAAAACGCCGTCGTGCCCAAGCCCGACGGCAACCCCATGACCGACTCGCCCATTCGCGCCGTCGGGGCCGGCTGGGAGCTCGATGCGCGTGGCGCCACCGGGGGCGTGCTGTTCCTCCGCGGGCGGCGAGAGGATCCGGCAGAGCTGGCGAAGACCGGCGCGCCCATTCCCATCGTCGCGGGGGACCACGGGCTGGTGCAGTACGGCCCGACCTTCAGCGTCTTCTTCCAGTTCGCCCACAACCCGCCGGCGATCAAGGACCGGATCAAGATCGAGTGGTCGCTGCTGCTCGCGTTCCTGTTCTCGATGGTCGCGGTGATCGGCGGCCTGGCGCTGATCTGGGCCATCACCACGCCGCGGGGCATTCCCAAGCCGCTGGAGCTCACCAGTCAGACCGAGCTCGCCCTGCAGTTCAACCTCAAGGAAGAGCCAGAAGAGCCCGAGCCACAGAAGGGGGACGAGGACTCGGATAAGGGCAAGGGCATCAAGGACCCCGGCGCCAAGGACAAGAAGGACATGGGCGGGGGCAAGAAGATCAAGGGCGCCGAAGGGCAGCTCGGTCGTCGTGGCCCCGCGGACAAGACGGAGCTCAAGGGCGAGATCAAGCACAACCTCGGCGGCATGGCGGAGGCGCTCTCGAGCGACGTTGGCGAAGAGGTGAAGAAGACCCTCGGCACCATCAGCTCCGTCGCGGACGCTCTCGGTGGACTGCGCTCCGACAAGATCGTGCTCGGTCAAGGTACCGGCACGGGCCTCAAGGGCGGTGGTCCCGGCGGCGGCGGCACCGGCGAAGGTGTTCCCTTCGGTTCTGGAACGCTGGATACCGGCTGGGGCCCCGGCAAGGGCGGAGGGTACGGCTCGGGTAGCGGTGGTCCTGGTGGCAAGGGCAGCGGCGGTTTCGGCAAGGGCGGCAAAGGCGGCGGCGAAGGTGCTGGTGAAGGCAGTGGCACCGGTGAGCGAAAAGTTGCGGGCAAGGACGCGCCGAAGCCCGGACAAGGACTCTCGCCGTCTCAGATTTCTCGCGTCGTGATGTCCCGCTATGGAGCGTTCCGCGCCTGCTACGAAGCCGCGGCCGCGCGCGATCCGGGGATGCAGGGCAACGTCAGCGTGAGCTGGAGCATCACCCCTGGTGGCTCCGTGGCGGGGGCCAACATCGGCGGCTCGTCCCTCGGCAATCCGCGGGTAGAGGGCTGCATCAAGCGCCAGTTCATGCGCCTCAAGTTCCCATCAGCGGACAAGTCCACCAACGCCAGCTGGACGTTCTCGTTCCGGCCCAGCAAGAAGAAGTAG
- a CDS encoding PAS domain S-box protein, producing the protein MRATFGTPDQPLFDAVAEAIVQAASDAKIGVVVTTAGTRDPRIVYVSAEYARLAGMPARDLIGKDALALTAPDELPRIRAMVEQGARGEATPLHFETAMLTADGRRIAVEVAVSLVKHGQERLAVAFFIDVTRRKEAIAAIEESEARFRRVIEAAPEAVWILDDYRVLYVNPATVALFGYDDASELVDADPRRFLHPDDVPIIEQRRQATVLERRRLPPQEYRVRRRDGSIVVVEVSSIPIEYEGRHAVLSFARDVSERKRIELRLLQADRLAALGLLAGGMAHAINNPLTYVLLDLDHVARRLPALTTDPAEVEDVVARLREAYQGAERIAGVVRRMRAFSRVDERTRSAVDVRRVLDAAVEMVGHEIRHRGRLVTAYEEVPPVDVSEAHLEQVFLHLLVHAAQSLPEEERSEVRLEVKRSYDARVMVSLTVTGRAMDSATLARVFDPFYVRDDERSAVGLPFCRAVVTSLGGEIVAESDAHAGTTFRVLLPVGEVLPSAPVSARAPAAAQAEARARVLVVDDDPGIGSALRIALEDVHSVTCSTSAIDARDRLLAGEEFDVVFCDVMMPDLDGTKLYQAIAQARPEQAARFVFMSAGAARRDVARFLASSGRPRLDKPFDTTTVRRVVREVAR; encoded by the coding sequence ATGCGCGCGACTTTCGGCACCCCAGATCAACCTCTATTCGACGCCGTCGCCGAGGCGATCGTCCAAGCTGCGTCGGACGCCAAGATCGGCGTCGTCGTCACCACGGCCGGAACGCGCGACCCACGCATCGTTTACGTCAGCGCGGAGTACGCGCGACTGGCGGGGATGCCCGCCCGCGACCTGATCGGAAAAGACGCCTTGGCGCTGACCGCGCCCGACGAGCTGCCACGGATTCGCGCCATGGTGGAGCAGGGGGCGCGGGGAGAAGCCACGCCGCTGCACTTCGAAACGGCGATGCTGACCGCCGACGGCCGGCGCATCGCCGTGGAGGTCGCGGTGTCCTTGGTAAAGCACGGGCAGGAGCGGCTCGCCGTCGCCTTCTTCATCGACGTCACTCGGCGCAAGGAAGCGATCGCGGCCATCGAAGAGTCCGAGGCCCGCTTCCGCCGAGTAATCGAGGCGGCACCGGAGGCGGTGTGGATCCTGGACGACTACCGCGTGCTCTACGTCAACCCTGCGACCGTCGCGCTGTTCGGCTACGACGACGCCAGCGAGTTGGTCGACGCGGACCCTCGCCGCTTCCTGCATCCCGACGACGTACCGATCATCGAACAGCGGCGGCAGGCCACGGTTCTCGAGCGGCGTCGGTTGCCACCGCAGGAGTACCGAGTCCGACGCCGGGACGGCAGCATCGTCGTGGTGGAGGTGAGCTCCATTCCGATCGAATACGAGGGGCGTCACGCCGTGCTGTCCTTCGCCCGGGACGTCTCCGAGCGAAAGCGCATCGAGCTCAGGTTGCTACAGGCGGACCGGCTCGCCGCGCTCGGGCTGCTCGCGGGAGGAATGGCCCACGCCATCAACAATCCGCTGACCTACGTGCTGTTGGACTTGGACCACGTGGCGCGTCGGCTGCCTGCTCTCACTACGGACCCCGCGGAAGTGGAGGACGTCGTCGCGCGTTTGCGGGAGGCCTACCAAGGCGCCGAGCGCATCGCCGGAGTGGTGCGTCGAATGCGGGCCTTTTCGCGGGTGGATGAGCGGACTCGCAGCGCCGTGGACGTGCGGCGAGTGCTCGACGCCGCCGTGGAGATGGTGGGGCACGAGATCCGTCACCGTGGGCGTCTGGTGACGGCGTACGAAGAAGTGCCCCCGGTGGACGTGAGCGAGGCCCATCTGGAGCAGGTGTTCTTGCACCTCCTCGTGCACGCTGCTCAATCCTTGCCGGAGGAGGAGCGCAGCGAGGTCCGACTCGAGGTGAAGCGGTCGTACGACGCTCGCGTCATGGTGTCCTTGACCGTCACCGGGCGTGCGATGGACTCCGCCACGCTGGCGCGGGTGTTCGATCCCTTCTACGTGCGCGACGACGAACGCTCCGCCGTGGGCTTGCCTTTTTGCCGCGCGGTGGTCACCTCCCTCGGTGGAGAGATCGTCGCCGAGAGCGACGCTCATGCGGGCACCACCTTCCGCGTGCTGCTGCCGGTGGGCGAGGTCCTGCCAAGCGCACCGGTATCGGCGCGCGCTCCCGCGGCGGCACAGGCGGAGGCGCGGGCCCGAGTGCTGGTGGTGGACGACGACCCGGGCATCGGCAGCGCGCTCCGGATCGCGCTGGAAGACGTGCACTCCGTCACCTGCTCCACCAGCGCCATCGACGCGCGGGATCGACTCCTCGCGGGGGAAGAGTTCGACGTGGTGTTCTGCGACGTCATGATGCCGGATCTCGACGGAACCAAGCTGTATCAAGCGATCGCTCAGGCGCGTCCGGAGCAGGCCGCGCGCTTCGTGTTCATGAGCGCCGGGGCGGCGCGCCGAGACGTCGCGCGATTCTTGGCGAGCTCGGGGCGGCCTCGGCTGGACAAGCCCTTCGACACCACGACGGTGCGCCGGGTGGTCCGCGAAGTCGCGCGTTAG